A single genomic interval of Sebastes umbrosus isolate fSebUmb1 chromosome 11, fSebUmb1.pri, whole genome shotgun sequence harbors:
- the LOC119497000 gene encoding extensin-like, whose protein sequence is MNSTQTTTQTTPPTTHDHHTAHHTDHPRPPPRPSHKPPRPPPTTTTPTTTPTTPPTTQTTTPTTPPTTHYHHTNHFVHHPRPPPPPPHQPPRPPPRPPHQPPRPPPTTTTPTTTPTTPPATHDHHTNHPTHHPRPPPTTTTPTTPPTTHDHHHTDHHPHHHTDHPAHHPDHHPRPPPPPPHRPPRPPPRPPPTTTTHDHHPDHHTDHHPDHHTNHPAHHP, encoded by the coding sequence ATGAACTCCACCCAGACCACCACACAAACCACCCCGCCCACCACCCACGACCACCACACCGCCCACCACACCGACCACCCCCGCCCACCACCCAGACCATCACACAAACCACCCCGCCCACCACCCACGaccaccacccccaccaccacaccGACCACCCCGCCCACCACCCAGACCACCACACCAACCACCCCGCCCACCACCCACTACCACCACACCAACCACTTCGTCCACCACCCACGaccaccacccccaccaccacaccAACCACCCCGCCCACCACCCAGACCACCACACCAACCACCCCGCCCACCACCCACGaccaccacccccaccaccacaccAACCACCCCGCCCGCCACCCACGACCACCACACCAACCACCCCACCCACCACCCTCGACCACCACCCACGACCACCACACCAACCACCCCGCCCACCACCCACGACCACCACCACACCGaccaccacccccaccaccacaccGACCACCCCGCCCACCACCCAGACCACCACCCACGaccaccacccccaccaccacaccGCCCACCCCGCCCACCACCCAGACCACCACCCACGACCACCACCCACGACCACCACCCAGACCACCACACCGACCACCACCCAGACCACCACACCAACCATCCTGCCCACCACCCATGA